A stretch of the Argentina anserina chromosome 6, drPotAnse1.1, whole genome shotgun sequence genome encodes the following:
- the LOC126798005 gene encoding uncharacterized protein LOC126798005 isoform X1 — MTKPKAKKPENLGKGTVTPVQIAFLVDQYLSDNSYTQSRSLFRTEASSLFSKSPLREVPKSLLSLSEILNEYIALKEQKVLLDHEKARVEQEKSRVQTLLNGLQISMNIYNAGGNPQISKACDAVPKQMLMAPQPRLMTGSSAAFPMHRIPVVYPVVTPANTNLGPVNFCSPIISNLPATKRKASNAGGGAPPASKRSRSKASVSKIPNKAGVATLLASSSSLNNQGSAAPTSAVQSSLQNCAPNGSLVQGSTVAKCLFTQPSFSNATNSSVPQTPPRAISSQTDKSVSPVENSAISTSSDNNSPPEISANCCTIFSSKRVTLTPNKACYTVETNHCISSSPAKTSSRMSTRREHVKGRLNFDRSDVPVGLDKPLTDEKSADKPIRDEILTSDSEKEVDIFDIDMPNFEALGADFNFNEMLGELDLDYGELGFPCQPSSAACMGNVSGSSHEYMDGNEGTNQVMSEFSSTVTEVISEKGTSAQGPDSMTTMKSVTKSIRIISPVKKRGSSVDEKCTEIN; from the exons ATGACCAAGCCCAAAGCCAAGAAGCCCGAGAATCTCGGCAAGGGCACCGTCACCCCCGTCCAGATCGCCTTCCTCGTCGACCAGTACCTCTCCGATAACTCCTACACCCAATCCCGCAGCCTCTTCCGCACCGAAGCCTCTTCGCTCTTCTCCAAGTCCCCCCTTCGCGAG GTGCCGAAGAGCTTGCTGAGCTTGTCTGAGATTCTGAACGAGTACATAGCGCTGAAGGAGCAGAAGGTGTTGCTGGACCACGAGAAGGCTCGGGTGGAGCAGGAGAAGAGTAGAGTGCAGACGCTTTTGAATGGGTTGCAGATCTCCATGAACATTTATAATGCTGGTGGCAACCCCCAGATTTCTAAGGCTTGCGATGCGGTGCCGAAACAGATGCTCATGGCTCCTCAGCCTCGCTTAATGACTGGGTCTTCTGCAG CATTTCCTATGCACCGAATACCAGTTGTTTATCCAGTAGTAACACCTGCCAACACCAACCTTGGGCCTGTGAACTTCTGCTCACCAATCATAAGTAACCTGCCGGCAACCAAGAGGAAGGCTTCAAATGCTGGTGGCGGTGCCCCTCCTGCTTCTAAGAGGTCTCGCAGCAAAGCATCTGTCAGTAAGATTCCAAACAAAG CAGGTGTAGCAACACTTCTAGCATCAAGTAGTTCACTTAATAACCAAGGAAGTGCAGCACCCACTTCAGCTGTTCAATCATCACTGCAGAATTGTGCTCCTAACGGTTCTTTGGTTCAAGGATCCACTGTGGCCAAATGCTTGTTCACCCAGCCTTCATTTTCCAATGCCACCAATTCTTCTGTTCCTCAAACACCTCCACGAGCTATTTCCTCTCAAACTGACAAATCTGTGTCTCCTGTTGAAAATTCTGCCATTTCCACCAGCAGTGATAATAATTCTCCTCCTGAAATCAGTGCTAATTGCTGCACCATATTTTCGTCCAAGAGAGTGACGCTTACCCCTAACAAAGCTTGCTATACTGTGGAAACAAACCATTGCATTTCTTCCTCACCTGCCAAGACAAGCTCAAGGATGTCAACTAGGAGGGAACATGTAAAAGGGAGGCTAAACTTTGATCGTTCGGATGTGCCAGTTGGTTTGGACAAACCACTTACTGATGAAAAATCAGCTGACAAACCAATCAGAGATGAAATTTTGACATCTGATTCTGAAAAAGAAGTTGACATATTTGACATCGACATGCCCAACTTTGAAGCACTGGGAGCAGATTTCAACTTCAATGAAATGTTAGGTGAACTAGATCTTGATTATGGAGAACTTGGTTTTCCTTGTCAACCTTCTTCGGCTGCTTGCATGGGAAATGTTTCAGG GTCCTCTCATGAATATATGGATGGTAATGAGGGAACTAATCAAGTCATGTCAGAATTTTCATCAACTGTGACAGAAGTAATATCAGAGAAGGGCACCAGCGCACAAG GACCTGATTCTATGACAACAATGAAGTCTGTAACCAAAAGTATCAGAATTATAAGCCCAG TAAAAAAGCGAGGAAGCTCTGTGGATGAGAAGTGTACTGAGATAAACTGA
- the LOC126798005 gene encoding uncharacterized protein LOC126798005 isoform X2, producing MTKPKAKKPENLGKGTVTPVQIAFLVDQYLSDNSYTQSRSLFRTEASSLFSKSPLREVPKSLLSLSEILNEYIALKEQKVLLDHEKARVEQEKSRVQTLLNGLQISMNIYNAGGNPQISKACDAVPKQMLMAPQPRLMTGSSAAFPMHRIPVVYPVVTPANTNLGPVNFCSPIISNLPATKRKASNAGGGAPPASKRSRSKASVSKIPNKGVATLLASSSSLNNQGSAAPTSAVQSSLQNCAPNGSLVQGSTVAKCLFTQPSFSNATNSSVPQTPPRAISSQTDKSVSPVENSAISTSSDNNSPPEISANCCTIFSSKRVTLTPNKACYTVETNHCISSSPAKTSSRMSTRREHVKGRLNFDRSDVPVGLDKPLTDEKSADKPIRDEILTSDSEKEVDIFDIDMPNFEALGADFNFNEMLGELDLDYGELGFPCQPSSAACMGNVSGSSHEYMDGNEGTNQVMSEFSSTVTEVISEKGTSAQGPDSMTTMKSVTKSIRIISPVKKRGSSVDEKCTEIN from the exons ATGACCAAGCCCAAAGCCAAGAAGCCCGAGAATCTCGGCAAGGGCACCGTCACCCCCGTCCAGATCGCCTTCCTCGTCGACCAGTACCTCTCCGATAACTCCTACACCCAATCCCGCAGCCTCTTCCGCACCGAAGCCTCTTCGCTCTTCTCCAAGTCCCCCCTTCGCGAG GTGCCGAAGAGCTTGCTGAGCTTGTCTGAGATTCTGAACGAGTACATAGCGCTGAAGGAGCAGAAGGTGTTGCTGGACCACGAGAAGGCTCGGGTGGAGCAGGAGAAGAGTAGAGTGCAGACGCTTTTGAATGGGTTGCAGATCTCCATGAACATTTATAATGCTGGTGGCAACCCCCAGATTTCTAAGGCTTGCGATGCGGTGCCGAAACAGATGCTCATGGCTCCTCAGCCTCGCTTAATGACTGGGTCTTCTGCAG CATTTCCTATGCACCGAATACCAGTTGTTTATCCAGTAGTAACACCTGCCAACACCAACCTTGGGCCTGTGAACTTCTGCTCACCAATCATAAGTAACCTGCCGGCAACCAAGAGGAAGGCTTCAAATGCTGGTGGCGGTGCCCCTCCTGCTTCTAAGAGGTCTCGCAGCAAAGCATCTGTCAGTAAGATTCCAAACAAAG GTGTAGCAACACTTCTAGCATCAAGTAGTTCACTTAATAACCAAGGAAGTGCAGCACCCACTTCAGCTGTTCAATCATCACTGCAGAATTGTGCTCCTAACGGTTCTTTGGTTCAAGGATCCACTGTGGCCAAATGCTTGTTCACCCAGCCTTCATTTTCCAATGCCACCAATTCTTCTGTTCCTCAAACACCTCCACGAGCTATTTCCTCTCAAACTGACAAATCTGTGTCTCCTGTTGAAAATTCTGCCATTTCCACCAGCAGTGATAATAATTCTCCTCCTGAAATCAGTGCTAATTGCTGCACCATATTTTCGTCCAAGAGAGTGACGCTTACCCCTAACAAAGCTTGCTATACTGTGGAAACAAACCATTGCATTTCTTCCTCACCTGCCAAGACAAGCTCAAGGATGTCAACTAGGAGGGAACATGTAAAAGGGAGGCTAAACTTTGATCGTTCGGATGTGCCAGTTGGTTTGGACAAACCACTTACTGATGAAAAATCAGCTGACAAACCAATCAGAGATGAAATTTTGACATCTGATTCTGAAAAAGAAGTTGACATATTTGACATCGACATGCCCAACTTTGAAGCACTGGGAGCAGATTTCAACTTCAATGAAATGTTAGGTGAACTAGATCTTGATTATGGAGAACTTGGTTTTCCTTGTCAACCTTCTTCGGCTGCTTGCATGGGAAATGTTTCAGG GTCCTCTCATGAATATATGGATGGTAATGAGGGAACTAATCAAGTCATGTCAGAATTTTCATCAACTGTGACAGAAGTAATATCAGAGAAGGGCACCAGCGCACAAG GACCTGATTCTATGACAACAATGAAGTCTGTAACCAAAAGTATCAGAATTATAAGCCCAG TAAAAAAGCGAGGAAGCTCTGTGGATGAGAAGTGTACTGAGATAAACTGA